In Deferribacteraceae bacterium V6Fe1, one genomic interval encodes:
- the selD gene encoding selenide, water dikinase SelD — translation MKRRLTQFVKAAGUAAKIGPEDLTKALGNLKIEKDENLLVGFETSDDAGVYKIRDDLYLVQTVDFITPVVDDPYTFGRIAAINSLSDIFAMGGKPATALSVLMYNCDIDEEVIAEMMQGAVEELNKAKCTLLGGHTVDDSEIKLGFAVTGYAENNKYYKNCTLREGDLLIYTKPLGIGILTTAIKGELASENDIEQVTETMLLSNQKASEILNKYDVSAVTDVTGFGFAGHLYEMAKGSDKSVEVYTENFKLLDSALSFADMGIIPAGAYFNKQFIIDEYEYIAKDNKEILFFDPQTSGGLLIGVSFDDAKKMLEELKGLGYGESIIAGLVTDKADKYIILK, via the coding sequence ATGAAAAGAAGGTTGACGCAGTTTGTAAAAGCTGCCGGCTGAGCTGCTAAAATAGGTCCGGAGGACCTGACAAAAGCGCTTGGCAATTTAAAGATTGAAAAGGATGAGAATTTGCTGGTTGGCTTTGAGACCAGTGATGATGCCGGTGTATATAAAATCAGAGATGACCTTTATCTTGTCCAAACTGTTGATTTTATTACACCTGTGGTCGATGACCCTTATACATTTGGTCGCATTGCTGCCATAAATTCATTGAGTGATATATTTGCAATGGGCGGCAAACCTGCTACTGCTCTTTCTGTGCTTATGTATAATTGTGATATAGACGAAGAGGTAATTGCAGAAATGATGCAAGGTGCGGTTGAAGAGCTTAATAAGGCAAAATGTACCCTTTTGGGCGGGCACACCGTAGATGACAGTGAGATAAAGCTTGGTTTTGCTGTTACCGGATATGCCGAAAATAATAAATATTATAAAAACTGTACACTCAGGGAGGGTGACCTTCTTATTTATACAAAGCCTCTTGGGATAGGGATTTTGACAACAGCTATCAAAGGGGAGCTTGCTTCGGAAAATGATATTGAGCAGGTAACTGAAACAATGCTTTTGTCAAATCAGAAAGCATCTGAAATATTAAACAAATACGATGTCTCAGCAGTGACAGATGTTACCGGTTTTGGATTTGCAGGGCACCTGTACGAAATGGCAAAAGGGTCTGACAAATCGGTAGAAGTGTACACTGAAAATTTCAAATTATTAGACTCTGCATTGTCCTTTGCTGATATGGGGATAATACCGGCTGGTGCATATTTTAATAAGCAATTTATTATAGATGAGTATGAGTATATTGCTAAGGATAATAAGGAGATATTGTTTTTTGACCCGCAGACTTCGGGTGGGCTTTTGATAGGTGTCAGCTTTGACGATGCAAAAAAGATGCTTGAAGAGTTAAAGGGGCTCGGTTATGGGGAGTCAATTATTGCAGGCCTTGTGACGGACAAGGCGGATAAATATATCATTTTAAAGTAG
- a CDS encoding diguanylate cyclase gives MKKYILIADPSKLSRFLLESLLQEKYGILSVSSYSEAIDVLKETLPSLAIVSYELKDGQGVELCKYMKNDDKLKNVPVIVLSSNEDEKTRITVYEDGAIDFVPKSKINEEFAKYIDELMDLLSLIDVRSATAFVVDDSIVQLKFIENILKSVGVDVTLFTDPKELIASLENTIPDVIISDLYMDDIDGIKLTKFLRKNKKLKHVPIIIQTSSRDGGILRTLMIHGANDYVLKPYSAEELLLKFTTAYKSKKLYDELEETNRKLFTKATIDGLTGIYNRRFFMEQFQFMLLNAKRYEQDLGFIILDIDNFKNINDTYGHSCGDEVLITIAKCLKLTLRQTDIVGRFGGEEFVCLLPNITKNGFFMVLKKLLNNIRNLEVTFEDRKIQFTASLGAVNCLNKDSVDAIIKDADTLLYKAKTSGKDKAFLEFDEDIIELI, from the coding sequence TTGAAAAAGTATATCCTTATAGCAGACCCGTCAAAGCTGTCAAGGTTTCTTTTAGAAAGTCTATTACAGGAGAAATATGGGATACTTTCGGTATCTTCTTACTCTGAGGCCATAGATGTCCTAAAGGAGACACTCCCGTCTCTTGCCATTGTTTCATACGAACTTAAAGACGGGCAAGGGGTTGAGCTTTGCAAATATATGAAGAATGACGATAAGTTAAAAAATGTTCCGGTTATCGTTCTAAGCTCAAATGAGGACGAAAAGACAAGGATTACCGTATATGAAGACGGAGCAATCGATTTTGTCCCTAAGAGCAAAATCAATGAAGAGTTTGCAAAATATATAGATGAGCTGATGGATTTGCTTTCTTTAATTGATGTTAGGTCTGCCACGGCATTTGTGGTGGATGACAGTATAGTCCAATTAAAGTTTATTGAAAATATCCTAAAATCGGTAGGTGTTGATGTCACCCTTTTCACCGACCCAAAGGAGCTTATTGCTTCACTTGAAAATACCATTCCGGATGTTATTATATCAGACCTTTATATGGATGATATAGACGGCATAAAACTGACCAAATTTTTAAGAAAAAATAAAAAGCTTAAGCATGTCCCGATTATCATCCAAACATCATCAAGGGACGGCGGTATATTAAGAACGTTGATGATTCACGGTGCCAATGATTATGTGCTGAAGCCATACTCTGCCGAAGAGCTTTTACTAAAATTTACCACAGCATACAAATCAAAAAAGCTATACGATGAACTTGAAGAAACAAATCGTAAGCTCTTTACAAAAGCCACCATTGATGGATTGACAGGGATATATAACAGACGTTTTTTTATGGAGCAATTTCAATTTATGCTTCTCAACGCAAAAAGATATGAGCAAGACTTAGGATTTATTATTCTTGATATCGATAATTTTAAAAATATTAATGACACTTACGGTCACAGTTGCGGTGATGAAGTCCTTATAACCATTGCAAAATGTCTTAAACTCACCTTGCGTCAAACAGACATTGTAGGCAGATTTGGCGGAGAAGAATTTGTCTGCCTGCTGCCAAATATTACAAAAAACGGTTTTTTTATGGTATTAAAAAAGTTGCTTAATAACATCAGAAACCTTGAAGTCACATTTGAGGATAGAAAAATACAATTTACAGCAAGTCTTGGGGCTGTAAATTGCTTAAATAAAGATAGTGTTGATGCTATAATCAAAGATGCCGACACACTACTGTATAAAGCTAAAACTTCGGGCAAGGATAAGGCGTTTCTTGAATTTGACGAAGATATTATAGAGCTAATTTAG
- a CDS encoding sigma-54-dependent Fis family transcriptional regulator has product MNKVYVLDDEKVLANSLKIALEDVGFSSFAFYTADDFLRKVGTEEPDIAIIDLRLPDMNGLDVLKTVKNISSNIEAIMITAHGDIHSAIAAIKAGAYDFINKPFELDEMLHIVEKCIAEKKSKQEIEHFRNKTYKSADIGKLIGISPKLNELLKTVKIVAQHDSTVLITGESGVGKELIAKALHNESLRKNEKFIDINCSSMPEHLLETELFGYEKGAFTDAKNRKPGLIELADKGTLFLDEIGDMPLQLQPKLLRFLENKTFRRIGGKEEIKVDVRIVAATNRNLKQLVESGKFRSDFYYRLNIIPIEVPPLRERVSDIPLLADYFLRNYSKKFGKNLAFDDEVVDIFKHYSWPGNVRELKNIIERLALLASENFISLDMLPSEMKEIKGEILNNLEHKLLLYEKQLIEEALVEAEGVKQKAAEILGISRHSLKRRLAKINEILGN; this is encoded by the coding sequence ATGAATAAGGTTTATGTGCTTGATGATGAAAAAGTATTGGCAAACTCACTGAAAATTGCCCTTGAAGATGTTGGATTTAGCTCGTTTGCATTTTATACCGCTGACGATTTTTTAAGGAAAGTTGGTACGGAAGAGCCTGATATTGCCATTATTGATTTGAGGCTACCCGATATGAATGGTCTTGACGTATTAAAAACCGTTAAAAATATCAGCAGCAATATTGAAGCAATTATGATTACCGCCCACGGTGACATACATTCGGCGATAGCTGCTATCAAGGCAGGGGCTTATGACTTTATAAATAAGCCTTTTGAGCTGGATGAAATGCTTCATATCGTTGAAAAGTGTATAGCAGAAAAAAAGAGCAAGCAGGAGATTGAACACTTCAGAAATAAAACATATAAAAGTGCAGATATAGGCAAATTAATAGGCATTTCCCCCAAATTAAATGAACTTTTAAAAACAGTAAAAATAGTGGCACAGCATGATTCTACAGTGCTTATTACCGGTGAAAGCGGAGTAGGGAAAGAGTTGATTGCCAAGGCTCTCCATAATGAAAGTTTAAGAAAAAATGAAAAGTTTATTGACATAAACTGCTCAAGCATGCCCGAACACCTTCTTGAAACAGAACTTTTCGGCTATGAAAAGGGTGCTTTTACAGATGCTAAAAACAGAAAACCGGGTCTTATTGAGCTTGCTGACAAAGGTACGCTTTTTCTTGATGAGATTGGTGATATGCCTCTTCAATTACAACCCAAGCTGCTAAGATTTTTGGAAAACAAGACATTTAGAAGAATTGGCGGTAAAGAAGAGATTAAGGTAGATGTAAGAATAGTAGCTGCTACAAACAGAAATTTAAAGCAATTGGTTGAAAGTGGAAAGTTTAGGAGCGATTTTTACTATCGATTAAACATAATCCCTATCGAAGTCCCCCCTTTGCGTGAAAGGGTTTCTGACATCCCTTTGCTTGCTGACTACTTTTTAAGAAATTACTCAAAAAAGTTTGGTAAAAATTTAGCTTTTGATGATGAAGTAGTAGATATTTTCAAACATTATTCTTGGCCTGGTAATGTAAGGGAGCTAAAAAACATAATTGAACGACTTGCGCTACTTGCTTCCGAAAATTTCATAAGCTTGGATATGCTCCCTTCAGAAATGAAAGAGATTAAGGGGGAAATATTAAACAATTTGGAACATAAACTGCTGCTTTATGAAAAGCAGCTTATCGAGGAAGCTCTTGTGGAGGCAGAAGGTGTCAAGCAAAAAGCTGCCGAAATATTAGGGATAAGCAGACACTCTCTTAAAAGAAGGTTAGCAAAAATAAATGAAATACTCGGCAATTAG
- a CDS encoding PAS domain S-box protein, producing the protein MDKFISDVLENSLNEIYVFDKDTYKFLYMNKAALNNIGYTKNEILNLTPMDIKPKLTKEKFDLLLTPLKKGEKEKISFNTLHQRKDGTTYPVTVSLTTSTYQDRNVFVAIIFDESELYKEKEKFENMFRLHKAIMLLIDPETGEIIDANESAHQFYGYSLNELRSMKIQDINILSAEQVKFEMQRAKIEARNYFNFKHRLKTGEIRDVEVYSSPITLDGKPLLFSIIHDVSERAKLLEIIQTEQKLNTVGTLAAGIAHNFNNLFTVIYGYLDAIEALCVDSAVKGYINELWKVLETSKSITSKLITFSEGGSPFLKTYNLDIFLLKILQEFREKYKADISYVMHKNICELEFDENQIRNAIEEVILNAVEASDGKAKIDVKVDYADYTEVKNILPKGRYVKITIKDYGKGIRPDIINKIFEPFFTTNLAQRRGLGLTSAYSILKHHGGTIKVKSQPNEGAEFALYLPCLK; encoded by the coding sequence ATGGACAAGTTTATATCTGACGTCTTAGAGAACTCGCTTAACGAAATATATGTTTTTGATAAAGATACGTACAAGTTTTTATACATGAATAAAGCTGCGCTTAACAATATAGGATATACAAAAAATGAAATACTCAATCTAACGCCAATGGATATTAAGCCAAAACTTACCAAGGAAAAGTTTGATTTGTTACTGACCCCATTAAAGAAGGGGGAAAAAGAAAAGATTAGTTTCAATACCTTGCATCAAAGGAAGGACGGCACTACATATCCTGTTACGGTTAGCTTGACCACGAGCACTTACCAAGATAGAAATGTTTTTGTGGCAATTATTTTTGATGAGAGTGAGCTTTATAAGGAGAAAGAGAAGTTTGAGAATATGTTTCGGTTACATAAGGCTATTATGCTGTTAATAGACCCTGAAACAGGCGAGATAATAGATGCAAACGAATCTGCGCATCAGTTTTATGGTTATAGTCTAAATGAATTAAGGAGCATGAAAATTCAGGATATAAATATTTTGTCTGCTGAGCAGGTTAAGTTTGAAATGCAAAGGGCTAAGATTGAGGCGAGGAATTACTTTAACTTTAAGCATAGATTGAAAACCGGTGAAATAAGGGATGTGGAAGTTTACAGTTCGCCGATAACTTTAGATGGCAAACCGTTGCTTTTTTCTATAATCCATGATGTATCCGAGCGAGCAAAACTTTTGGAAATAATTCAGACAGAGCAAAAGCTTAATACTGTAGGGACTCTTGCAGCTGGTATAGCACATAATTTTAATAATTTATTTACGGTTATTTATGGCTATCTTGATGCGATAGAAGCTCTTTGTGTAGATTCGGCTGTAAAGGGGTATATAAATGAGCTCTGGAAGGTATTGGAAACTTCCAAGTCTATAACCTCCAAACTGATTACATTTTCAGAAGGTGGTTCTCCATTTTTGAAAACTTACAACTTAGATATATTTTTATTAAAAATACTGCAGGAGTTTCGGGAAAAATATAAGGCTGATATTAGTTATGTTATGCATAAAAATATATGCGAGCTTGAATTTGACGAAAATCAGATAAGAAATGCAATTGAAGAGGTAATACTTAACGCTGTTGAGGCTTCGGATGGCAAGGCTAAAATAGACGTAAAGGTTGATTATGCAGACTATACTGAAGTAAAAAATATCTTGCCAAAAGGGAGATATGTTAAGATTACTATCAAGGATTATGGAAAAGGTATCAGACCAGATATAATTAACAAAATATTTGAGCCTTTTTTTACAACGAATCTTGCTCAAAGACGTGGTCTTGGACTGACATCAGCATATTCCATTTTAAAACATCACGGCGGGACTATAAAAGTTAAATCTCAGCCAAACGAAGGTGCGGAATTTGCGTTGTATTTACCTTGTTTGAAATAG
- a CDS encoding ferritin family protein, translated as MAERLLEALKLAYEAEKEGLRSYLKYAKQTKVGVGKDMFIQLAADEIDHMELIDKFKDKILAGQPIEAVEVPKGRLSKFMPNANDASLQPVDKGSLGDEEALKIALEHEKKAMEFYKKEAAAATDPKVKEFFEKLADVESKHYSIIEAELGFLTKDGFWFDTKEFSVEM; from the coding sequence ATGGCAGAGAGATTATTAGAAGCACTAAAACTTGCTTATGAAGCAGAAAAAGAAGGATTAAGAAGTTACTTAAAATACGCCAAGCAGACTAAGGTAGGCGTTGGTAAGGATATGTTTATTCAGCTGGCGGCTGATGAGATTGATCACATGGAGCTTATCGACAAATTTAAAGACAAAATTTTGGCTGGTCAGCCGATTGAAGCGGTTGAAGTCCCTAAAGGGAGACTTTCCAAATTTATGCCAAATGCAAACGATGCAAGTTTGCAGCCTGTAGATAAAGGTAGCTTAGGGGATGAAGAGGCTTTAAAAATTGCCCTTGAACATGAGAAAAAGGCTATGGAATTTTACAAAAAAGAGGCTGCAGCTGCAACTGATCCTAAAGTAAAAGAGTTTTTTGAAAAGCTTGCTGATGTCGAGTCTAAACACTATAGTATTATTGAAGCTGAACTCGGTTTTTTAACAAAAGACGGGTTCTGGTTTGACACAAAAGAATTTTCAGTAGAAATGTAA
- a CDS encoding glutamate--tRNA ligase, translated as MVRVRFAPSPTGHIHVGNVRTALFNYLFAKNQKGVFVLRIEDTDLERSSVENENIIYEDLNWLGLNWDEGPNKGGDYAPYKQTERVDIYKKYIDELLEKGAAYYCFCSKEELDKEREKNLSEGKNPIYSGKCRNITLEEARKRIAGGEKAAVRFKVEEIEVKVKDILKGEIDFPTSMFGDFIIVRPDGVPVYNFVVVIDDALMRITHVIRGDDHLNNTPKQMLIYKALGFSIPEFAHIPMILGPDHSKLSKRHGDTSVNQFRENGYLSDAFFNYLALLGWSHPEEKEILTKEELIDAFSLNRISKSAAVFDFDKLKWMNGVYIREKSRDELFDLAKPFITVAGSNDFDEEWLKDVVYSVKDKIATLREVDEQIKIYFEQSLPDEESLELLNLETSPHVLQSYLNEIEGLGNLTADKYKDITKKIQKDTGAKGKALFMVLRIGLTGQRTGPDMDKIATLLPVPEQVRRIEHILGLIKR; from the coding sequence ATAGTAAGAGTTAGATTTGCCCCCAGCCCTACCGGGCATATCCATGTGGGAAATGTAAGGACAGCTCTTTTCAACTACCTTTTTGCGAAAAATCAAAAAGGTGTATTTGTGCTGAGAATTGAAGATACAGACCTTGAGCGTTCAAGTGTTGAAAATGAGAATATTATATATGAAGATTTAAACTGGCTTGGTCTTAATTGGGATGAAGGCCCTAACAAGGGGGGGGACTATGCTCCTTACAAACAGACTGAGCGGGTTGATATCTATAAAAAGTATATAGATGAGCTTCTTGAAAAAGGTGCTGCTTATTACTGTTTTTGCTCTAAAGAAGAGCTTGATAAGGAAAGGGAGAAAAATTTAAGCGAAGGGAAGAATCCGATATACAGCGGGAAATGTCGCAATATCACTTTGGAAGAAGCAAGAAAAAGGATTGCCGGAGGAGAAAAGGCGGCTGTCAGATTTAAGGTAGAAGAAATTGAAGTTAAAGTAAAAGATATATTGAAAGGTGAAATTGATTTCCCTACAAGTATGTTTGGTGATTTTATCATAGTCAGGCCTGACGGTGTGCCTGTTTACAATTTTGTGGTCGTCATAGACGATGCACTTATGAGAATAACACACGTCATAAGAGGGGATGATCATTTGAATAATACGCCGAAGCAAATGCTAATCTACAAGGCACTTGGATTTAGTATCCCCGAATTTGCACATATTCCGATGATTTTAGGCCCCGACCATTCTAAATTAAGTAAGCGACATGGTGATACAAGTGTCAATCAGTTTAGGGAGAATGGTTATTTGTCGGATGCATTTTTTAACTATTTGGCACTGTTGGGCTGGTCACACCCGGAAGAAAAAGAGATCTTGACCAAAGAAGAACTTATAGATGCATTTAGTCTTAACAGGATTTCAAAGAGTGCGGCGGTATTTGATTTTGACAAACTTAAATGGATGAACGGGGTTTATATAAGGGAAAAAAGTAGGGATGAATTGTTTGATTTGGCAAAGCCGTTTATAACCGTAGCAGGCTCTAATGATTTTGATGAAGAGTGGCTAAAAGATGTGGTTTATTCCGTAAAAGATAAAATTGCTACGTTAAGAGAGGTAGATGAGCAGATAAAAATATACTTCGAGCAATCTTTGCCGGATGAGGAATCGTTGGAGCTTTTAAATTTGGAAACATCACCACATGTGCTTCAATCGTATCTCAACGAAATAGAAGGGTTAGGCAACTTGACTGCCGACAAGTACAAAGATATTACAAAAAAGATTCAAAAAGATACCGGTGCCAAAGGGAAAGCGTTGTTTATGGTCTTACGCATCGGGCTTACCGGTCAGAGGACTGGTCCGGATATGGATAAGATTGCGACACTTTTACCTGTGCCTGAGCAGGTAAGACGTATAGAACATATATTGGGATTAATAAAAAGATAA
- a CDS encoding HAMP domain-containing protein produces MKNIYPSFKTRIILFYIIFGLIPMLLISYHSFNAAAKSILEISHNQTSQLVNNIAAQTEDFYKNTVSDIYQMSENPLVQLSFLQFSYGQRMDTIRDRLILYRANSNIYKSIFLFNKNNTLILSIPENSINELTIGSGNIAESLNTDFSTFIDSDNIYLLKRVYDFEDLSSPVGLLVFQIEKSKFFRFIDRLKLTDKDVKLIHSGGEIIYKNNEISPSLTYRQFQSNVPSLNWTYSVYVPESFLFSKISILKEKTLLFVFTVTLFALIAALYFAEKLITPIRKVIKGTAEFAKGNFKYRIDIKRGREIKMLADSFNKMAEDIEKRQEELIQINKLASLGLMSAGIAHEIKNPLAGIKTTAQLLLKRNTNDPNNELIQSIVEETDRLNRTLKNMLNFAKPTPAKIERVGLRQSVEYAINLLRKDVEGKNIKFNVEVEDIYVVVDKDQMTQIFFNLILNAIQSIDKKIGMINIFTETNSTPPKIIIQDNGKGIDSSNLNRIFDPFFSLNPDGSGLGLSIVFNLLTQNNIEIKIDSELGVGTKITLIFNREAN; encoded by the coding sequence ATGAAAAATATCTATCCATCGTTTAAAACAAGGATAATCCTCTTTTATATAATTTTCGGGCTCATCCCTATGCTTCTTATATCATACCACTCTTTTAACGCGGCTGCCAAATCTATTCTGGAAATCTCTCATAATCAGACTTCTCAACTTGTTAACAATATTGCTGCACAAACTGAAGATTTTTACAAAAATACTGTTTCAGATATTTATCAAATGTCAGAAAATCCGTTAGTTCAGCTCTCATTTTTACAATTTTCTTACGGCCAAAGAATGGATACAATTAGGGACAGACTCATCTTATACAGGGCTAACTCAAACATATACAAAAGTATCTTTTTGTTTAACAAAAACAATACTCTCATACTTTCCATACCTGAAAATAGTATAAATGAGCTGACAATAGGAAGTGGCAATATAGCGGAATCTCTAAATACCGACTTTTCAACATTTATAGACTCAGATAACATTTACCTTCTGAAAAGGGTCTATGATTTCGAGGACTTGTCTTCACCTGTAGGGCTACTTGTATTTCAAATTGAAAAAAGCAAATTTTTTAGATTTATAGATAGACTTAAACTGACCGATAAGGATGTAAAGCTTATACACTCAGGCGGTGAAATAATTTATAAAAATAATGAAATTTCCCCTAGCCTAACCTATAGACAATTTCAATCGAATGTCCCCTCTTTAAATTGGACATACAGCGTTTATGTACCAGAATCATTCTTATTTAGTAAAATAAGTATATTAAAAGAGAAAACTCTTCTTTTTGTTTTCACGGTAACATTGTTTGCACTTATTGCAGCTCTTTATTTTGCAGAAAAACTTATTACACCAATAAGAAAGGTCATTAAAGGAACTGCAGAATTTGCTAAAGGGAATTTTAAATATAGAATAGATATTAAAAGGGGAAGAGAAATTAAGATGCTTGCCGATTCATTTAACAAAATGGCAGAGGATATAGAAAAAAGGCAAGAAGAGTTGATACAGATAAATAAGCTGGCATCTTTAGGACTTATGTCTGCAGGTATTGCTCACGAAATAAAAAATCCTCTTGCAGGTATAAAAACTACAGCTCAGCTTTTGCTAAAGAGAAATACAAATGATCCAAATAACGAGTTAATTCAATCTATAGTTGAGGAAACAGACAGGTTGAATCGCACACTAAAGAATATGCTCAATTTTGCAAAACCAACCCCCGCAAAGATAGAAAGGGTTGGTCTAAGACAAAGTGTAGAATATGCTATTAACCTTCTTAGAAAAGACGTTGAAGGTAAGAATATAAAATTTAATGTTGAAGTGGAAGATATTTACGTTGTTGTTGATAAAGACCAGATGACTCAAATATTTTTTAATCTGATTCTCAATGCAATTCAATCTATAGACAAGAAAATAGGAATGATAAACATATTTACGGAAACAAATAGCACCCCTCCAAAAATTATTATTCAAGACAATGGAAAAGGGATTGATTCGTCTAACTTAAACAGAATATTTGATCCTTTCTTTTCACTTAATCCCGATGGAAGCGGGCTTGGGCTTTCCATCGTATTTAACTTGCTGACACAAAATAACATTGAGATAAAAATAGACTCAGAGCTTGGTGTTGGCACTAAAATAACGTTAATTTTTAATAGGGAAGCAAACTAA
- a CDS encoding aminotransferase class I/II-fold pyridoxal phosphate-dependent enzyme, which translates to MNPIALELNELIKKENPKVYEMLSDLGKNLFMPKGILTQSAEAKEKAYKFNATIGTATENGKPMYLDCIYEGLNSYDPKDLFPYAPATGKPELRAKWKEKMLKENPTMQGKYISTPIVTNALTHGLSIVADLFLDNGDYVVMPDMFWGNYRLTFSVRRGAEISTFNTFTEDGKFDVDALLAKVKECSTLKDKVVIILNFPNNPAGYMPTLDEGEKIAKGLIEIANAGTKLVVVTDDAYFGLFYEDSMTESLFGYLAGQSDNLLAVKLDGATKEEYVWGFRVGFITFGSTNNTPQVNLLTALEKKVAGLIRGTISNCPHPSQTFVLKALEHPNFYADKQKKYEIMKARGLKVKEVLNNTDYSDEFTYYPFNSGYFMCLKLKNVDAEKLRVHLLDKYGVGTISVNKTDLRIAFSCIEVEQVQELFDIIYKGCKDLA; encoded by the coding sequence ATGAACCCAATTGCTTTGGAGCTCAATGAGCTAATCAAAAAGGAAAATCCGAAAGTATATGAAATGCTTTCCGATCTTGGTAAAAATCTGTTTATGCCAAAAGGGATATTGACACAATCTGCAGAGGCAAAGGAGAAAGCCTATAAATTTAACGCTACTATAGGTACTGCTACAGAAAACGGCAAGCCAATGTACCTTGATTGTATTTATGAAGGGCTTAATTCATATGACCCTAAAGACCTTTTTCCATATGCCCCTGCTACGGGTAAGCCTGAGCTTCGAGCAAAATGGAAGGAGAAAATGTTGAAAGAAAACCCTACTATGCAAGGTAAATATATAAGTACACCAATTGTTACCAATGCTTTGACTCACGGACTTAGCATTGTAGCGGATCTATTTTTAGATAACGGGGATTATGTGGTTATGCCTGACATGTTTTGGGGGAATTACAGGTTGACATTTTCCGTTAGAAGAGGGGCTGAAATAAGCACCTTTAATACTTTCACGGAAGATGGAAAATTTGATGTGGATGCACTGCTTGCAAAAGTCAAAGAGTGTAGCACTTTGAAAGATAAAGTCGTTATTATATTGAATTTTCCAAATAACCCTGCAGGCTACATGCCGACATTGGATGAAGGGGAAAAGATTGCAAAAGGCTTAATTGAAATTGCTAATGCTGGTACAAAGCTTGTAGTTGTAACTGATGATGCCTATTTTGGACTTTTTTATGAAGATAGTATGACAGAATCACTTTTCGGCTATCTAGCGGGACAAAGTGATAATCTGTTGGCTGTTAAACTTGACGGTGCTACCAAGGAAGAATATGTATGGGGATTCAGAGTAGGATTTATCACTTTTGGCTCTACAAACAACACTCCGCAGGTAAATCTTTTGACTGCGCTTGAGAAAAAGGTCGCAGGTCTTATCAGAGGGACTATTTCAAACTGTCCTCACCCATCTCAGACATTTGTATTAAAGGCTTTGGAGCATCCTAACTTTTATGCTGACAAGCAGAAAAAGTATGAAATAATGAAAGCAAGAGGTTTGAAGGTAAAAGAGGTGTTAAACAATACCGATTATTCGGATGAGTTTACCTACTACCCTTTTAACTCTGGCTACTTTATGTGTTTAAAACTGAAAAATGTAGACGCTGAAAAGTTAAGAGTCCATCTGCTCGATAAGTATGGAGTAGGTACTATTTCTGTGAATAAGACCGACTTGAGAATAGCATTTTCTTGTATAGAGGTCGAACAGGTGCAAGAGCTTTTTGATATAATTTATAAAGGTTGTAAAGACTTAGCATAG
- the yedF gene encoding sulfurtransferase-like selenium metabolism protein YedF, with product MIVDAKGKPCPTPVIMTKKALESISEGIVTVLVDSFTSKENVLKFAASQGLTSEVQEKDGIFEITIAKGYTCELTSNNTEKKVSQNIVLYVGSNAIGNGDCYLGEKLMGGFIANIKNMDTMPTSIIFVNSGVYLTTLNANTIDELKKLEGVEILSCGTCLEHFELVNRLQVGEITDGYNVMKRLFEADKVIRL from the coding sequence ATGATTGTAGATGCAAAAGGGAAACCTTGTCCTACCCCGGTTATTATGACCAAAAAAGCTTTGGAGTCAATTTCTGAAGGTATTGTCACTGTACTTGTGGATAGTTTCACTTCTAAAGAGAATGTGTTGAAATTTGCTGCAAGCCAAGGCTTGACATCTGAAGTGCAGGAGAAAGATGGTATTTTTGAAATAACTATTGCCAAGGGTTATACTTGTGAGTTGACAAGCAATAATACCGAAAAAAAAGTGTCACAGAATATTGTTTTATATGTTGGAAGTAATGCAATCGGTAATGGAGATTGTTATCTCGGCGAAAAGCTGATGGGCGGCTTTATTGCCAATATTAAGAATATGGATACAATGCCTACAAGTATAATATTTGTTAATTCAGGTGTTTATTTGACGACACTTAATGCAAATACCATTGATGAATTGAAAAAACTTGAAGGGGTTGAGATATTAAGCTGCGGTACTTGTCTTGAACATTTTGAGCTTGTTAATCGGTTGCAGGTTGGCGAAATTACCGATGGTTACAATGTAATGAAAAGACTTTTTGAGGCGGATAAGGTCATTAGGTTATGA